GTCATCGACATCAAGAAGCATGTGATCTGCCCGTCCTGCCACGGCACCAAGACCGAGCCGGGCACGCACCCCGCCACCTGCCCCTCCTGCGGCGGCGCGGGACAGGTACGGCGTCAGGCCGGTTTCTTCGCCATCCAGACGCCGTGCGGCGCCTGCCAGGGAACCGGACAGATCATCAAGAACCCGTGCAAGAAGTGCAAAGGCTCCGGCAAGCAGGTGGAAAAGAAAGAACTGAAAGTGAAAATTCCCGCCGGCATCGACGAGGGGCAACACCTCCGCCTCGTCGGCGAAGGGGAGCCGGGAAGCCTGGGAATGCCGGACGGCGACCTCTATGTGGTGATCGAAGTGGAAAAACACGAAAAGTTCGAGCGCCACGGCGACGACCTCGCCACCCGCGCGGGCATCAGCTTTCCGGTGGCGGCGCTGGGCGGCGAACTGGATGTGCCGACGATTTATGGAACCACCGTGAAACTGGAAATCCCGCGCGGCACGCCAAGCCACAAACTCTTCCGCATCAAAGGGGAAGGGATGCCGGTACTCCAGCGGCGCGGCAAGGGCGATCTCCATGTGCAGGTGGTGATCGAGGTTCCCGACAAACTGACAAAAGAACAGGAAGCCCTGTTGCGCGACTTCGCCAAGATCAGCGGCGAAAACGTCAAGAAGGGCGGCATATTCAGCGGCCTGCGGGGGTAATACGCGTCATTCCCGCGCCGTGCGCAGATACGGGGTAAACTTCAACGGAAACCCCCGAAAGTTAAATTCAAAACAATCCCGCGGTTCCTTAATTGTATCCCCGCCCGGAGATGGTTAAAATGGGCCGATGCGTAACAACTTCAACGGCCACGGCAATCAACGGGGCGGATCCGCGCGTTTCATTCACAACTCCTTTTCCTCCGCCATGCCCGTGGAGACAAAATAGCCGTGGAACTCCTTTCCGTTTTCAACATCCTGCTGGCGCTGACGCTCGCCCCCCTATTGCCGGGAATCATCAACCGCACCAAAGCCTTTTTCGCCGGGCGGGCGGGCCAACCGCTGCTGCTCCCCTACTTCGACATTGCCCGCCTGCTGCGCAAAGGGGCGGTCTACAGCACAACCACCACGTGGCTGTTCCGCGCCGGGCCGGTGGCGGGGCTGGCCACGGCCGCCGCGGCGTTGACCATCGTTCCCGCGCTGGGGCAGCCCGCGCTGATCTCTTTCAAGGGGGATATTTTTTTGCTGGCCTGTCTGCTGGGGGCGGGCCGCTTTTTCACCGTGCTGGCGGCGCTTGATACCGGCTCCAGTTTCGAGGGGATGGGGGCCAGCCGTGAAACGCTTTACGCTGCGTTGGCCGAGCCCGCGCTGCTGGTCGGCCTGGCGGCTCTGGCGCTGGTTACCGGCGATCTATCCATTTCCGGCATATACGCCGGCATATCGGGAAAAGTTTTCGCCAGCATCGTGCCGGTCCGCGCGCTGGTGGCGGTGGCCCTTATGCTGGTCTTTTTGGCCGAGAACTCCCGCATCCCCTTTGACGATCCCACAACCCATCTGGAACTGACGATGGTGCATGAGGTAATGGTTCTGGACCACGGCGGGCCGGATCTGGGGCTGATACAGTACGGAGCGGCGCTCAAGATGTGGCTGATCGGATCGCTGGTGGCGGGAGTGATGTTCCCGATGGCGGGGGGGCCGCACGCCACCGTGGTATACCTCTGCGCCATGTTCGCGCTGGCCATCGGAACCGGCGTGGCGGAGTCGATGATGGCGCGCTTCAAAATGCCGCGTGTGCCGCAGTTGCTGGTGGCGGCCGGCGCGGCTTCGTTTTTGGCCGTTATTTTGGCGGCGCGGTAGATCATGGGGGGCGTCATCGATTTCGTGATGTTCCTGCTGGTGGCGACGAATCTGGCCTTGCTGGAATCGAGCCGCCTGAAAACCTGCATCTGGCTGGTCGCCTTTCAGGGAATGGCGCTCGGTTTCCTGCCGGTGCTGGTGGGCTACAGCCACGCCGGCGAAATCGGTCTGCACGCGGTATTCGTGGGGTTAATCAGCATCATCCTCAAGGGCATAATATTTCCGCTGCTGCTGATGCTCGCCGTGCATAAAGCAAACGTGCGGCGCGAGATCGAGCCGTTTGTCAGTTATAACGTCAGCATCATCATCGGGGTGGCGGCGCTGGCCGCCTCCATCTGGCTGTCACGCTACCTGAACATTCCGGCGTCCGCCGGGGGATCGCTGGCGGTGCCGCTGGCGTTCTTCACCATTTTCGTCGGCCTGCTCATCATCACCAGCCGCAAAAAGGCGATCACGCAGGTGGTGGGCTACCTCGTGCTTGAAAACGGCATCTTCACCTTCGGCTTCGCGGTGATGCCGCACGCGCCCTTTGTGGTGGAACTGGGCATCCTGCTCGATCTGCTGGTGGCGGTATTTGTCATGGGGATCATGATCTTGCACATCAGCGCCACCTTCGACCACATCGACGTAAGCCGCATCAGCACGTTGGGAGACGAATGATCACGCTGCTGATCGCCATGCCGGCCGTCGCGGCCCTTGCCGCCGTTCTGATGAAAAACCATATCAGACGCCGCCGCATGATGGCGGCAACGGCGTTGCTGCACCTTTGCCTCACGTTCGCCGCGGCGGACGAGGGCGGCGGCATCGATGGATGGCTGGGGCTGGACAGCATCGGTTTCATTTTCCTCGGCATCACCAGCGTCCTCTTCCTCGCCGCCGCCGTCTATGCGTTGGGCTACCTCGCCGCCGAGAAGGAGAAGCATCCGCCGCGAACCGATTTCGTGGAATCAAAAACAGTGTTCGCCAACATGCCGGAGGCCATCTTCACCGCCTGCCTGCTGCTGTTCCTCTCCACCCTGACGCTGGCCTGCGCCGCGCAAAACTTCGGGCTTCTCTGGGTGGCCATCGAGGCGACGACGCTGGCCACCACGCCGCTCATCTACTACCACCGCCACCACCGTTCGCTGGAAGCGGCCTGGAAATACCTGCTGGTCAGTTCGGTCGGCATCGCGCTGGCGCTGCTGGGCACCATGTTCCTCGCCGTTTCCGCCATGCGGCCCGACAGCGTGGAGGTATCCATGTCGCTGGCCGATTTCCTGCGGGCCGCGCCGGGCCTGGATCACATGTGGCTCAAGGGGGCGTTCATCTTCCTGCTGATAGGCTACGGCACCAAGATGGGCCTGGCTCCGATGCACGCGTGGCTGCCGGACGCGCACAGCGAATCCCCCTCCATCGTCTCGGCGCTGCTCTCCGGCGCGCAGCTCAATTGCGCGTTTTTGGGCATCGCCCGAGGTCTGCAGGTCTGCGCCGCGGCGGGCCAAGGGCCCTTCGCGCGGGAACTGCTGATTTGGTTCGGCATCGTTTCGATGGCGGCGGCGGCGGTCTTCATACTCGCGCAGGCCGATTACAAACGGATGCTGGCCTATAGCAGCGTGGAACACATGGGCATCCTCGCGCTCGGCATCGGGCTGGGGGGCGCGGGATCCTTCGGGGCGATGCTGCACGCGGTGAATCACTCCCTTGCCAAGGGAATGCTCTTCCTGCTGGCGGGCAACATCCTGGCCATCTACAAAACCAAATCGGCGCACGACGTTACCGGTATTTTAAAAGTATCGCCGGTGAACGGCGCGCTCTGGCTCATCGGCCTTTTCGCCATCGCCGGTTCGCCCCCGTTCGGCCTGTTCGTCAGCGAAATAACCATTCTGCGGGCCGCGTTGGACGGCGGGCGGACGGCGGTGGCGGCGCTCTACCTTATCCTCCTGGCGCTGGTGTTCATCGGCATGGCCTCGCCAATGCTGGCGATGGCCGGCGGCGCGCCGGGGAAAGCACACGCGGAACGCCACTCCCCCGCCACCATCATCCCCATCGTCGCGCTGGCCGGGCTGACACTGCTGTTGGGACTCTGGCTCCCCCATCCCCTGCTCCAAATGCTGCACGGCGCCAGCCGCTTGCTGGGAGGTTCGTAATATGAAAAGCCGCCTCACATTACGCAATGCCGAAGCTGCTCCGCTGAAATTGATAGAACCGTTCGACGCGGCCGTCTTCGCCGAACGCGTACAGCGCGACATCAAGGGGGGCTACCGGCTTGTCTCGTTCTTCGCCCACAAGACCGGCGCGCAAAACGCCCGCCTGTACGCCGTGATCGCCTACGACGGCGACGGCCTTCTCCGCGTGGCCGCCACCGATGTGGCCGGCGCATTCGGTTCCCTCACCCCGGATACGCCGCAGGCGCACCTGTTTGAGCGGGAGATATTCGAGCAGACCGGCATCATCCCCAAAGGGCATCCGTGGCTCAAGCCGGTGCGCTTCGCCACGGCATCCCCCGAAGAGATGGGGATAATGAAATTCCACCGTGTGGAAGGGGCGGCCGTACACGAGGTGGCCGTCGGCCCGGTGCATGCCGGCATCATAGAGCCGGGCCACTTCCGCTTCCAGTGCGAAGGCGAAACCGTGCTGCACCTGGAGACGGCGCTGGGCTACCAGCACCGCGGCGTGGAACGCGCCCTGAAAAACGGGCCGGACAAGCGGAGCATCCACTACGCCGAAACCCTCGCGGGGGACACCACCATCGGCCACGCCACCGCCTGGTGCCAGGCGCTGGAGGCGCTGGCCGGCGTGGAAATTTCCTTCCGGGCGCGCGCGATACGCGAGATCGCGCTGGAGCTGGAGCGGCTGGCCAACCATGTGGGGGATATCGGAGCGCTCGCGGGCGACATCGGCTTCCTCCCCACCGCCGCGTGGTGCGGACGGCTGCGGGGCGATTTTCTGAACATGACCGCCGTTATCTGCGGCAACCGCTTCGGCCGCGGACTGGTGAGGCCCGGCGGCGTGGCGTTCGACATCGCCAAGCCGCGGGTAACCGACATCCTCAACCGCCTCGATGCGGCTTATGAGGGACTGGACGCCGCCGTGCCGCTGCTGTTCGACACCCCGTCGGTACTTTCCCGCTTCGAGGAGACCGGACGCCTCTCGATCCGGCACGCGGTGGACCTCGGCCTTGTCGGCCCCGCCGCGCGCGCCTGCGGCATAGAACTCGACGTGCGCAAAAATTTTGTCCGCCGCCCCGAGCCGTCCACCCGCTTCACCATCAGCACCTGGAACACCGGGGACGTTTTCGCCCGCGGCATGGTGCGCTGGCTGGAAATCCAGCGCTCCATCGCCTATGTGCGCGACCGCATCCGCCTCTTGCCGGACGACGAACCGATGCGCCCGATGCAACCTCCGCGCCCCGCGCACTTCACCGTATCGCTGGTGGAGGGATGGCGCGGCGAGATATGCCACACCGCCATCACCGGCGGCGACGGAAAGTTGGCGCTTTACAAAGTGGTCGATCCATCCTTCCACAACTGGATGGGGCTGGCCGCCGCCATGCGGGGACAGCAAATCTCCGATTTCCCGCTCTGCAACAAAAGCTTCAACCTGAGCTACTGCGGCCATGACCTCTGAGGTGGATGATGGGACTGATTGACATCCTGTTCGCCCGCGCCCGGCAGGGATACCGCACGATAGGCTACCCGAAGGAGCCGCCGGCCATGCCGGAACTTTTTCAGGGACTGCCGGTGGTGCGGCAGGAACTCTGCCGGGCCGGTTGCGCCAAATGCGCGGACATCTGCCCCACCGGCGCGATTACCGTGCCGGCGCATATCAAAAACCCGGAACTGCTGCTGTTTGAAACCTCCGATGGCGCCGACGGCGGCGACGACAAACTGAGCCTCGACATGGGACGCTGCATATTCTGCGGTGAATGCGAAAAGGCCTGCGGCGGCAAAGCCATCGAATTCACGAAGGAGTACCGCTTGGCCGCGTCATCGCGCGAGGCACTTAAATTGACCGGCGAGACATACGAAAAAGCCAAGGCGCTGGACGAAAAAGCATTAAGGGTGTTCGGGCGGTCGCTCAAGCTGCGGCAGGTGAGCGCGGGCGGCTGCAACGCCTGCGAAGCCGACGTTAACGTCCTCAATACCGTGGTGTTCGACCTCGGGCGGTTCGGCATACAGTTCGCCGCCTCGCCGCGCCACGCCGACGGCCTGCTCATCACCGGGCCGGTGACGAAGAACATGGAACTGGCCCTGCGCAAAACCTGGGACGCCGTGCCGGAACCGAAGATCGTCATCGCCGTGGGAGCCTGCGCCATCAACGGCGGCCCGTACATCGGACATGGGGAAACCCGCAACGGCATCCCCTCGTGGCTGAAGGTCGATCTCTACATCCCCGGCTGCCCGCCGCACCCCATCACCATCCTCGATGGCCTCCTTCGCCTGCTCAACAAGCTGGAAGAGTGACTTTTCTCCCCCATAAAAGCCCGTCTGAAATTGGATACAACCCAAAAACCGAATAGGTACACCCCACCCACCTTTTGACAGATCAAATCACAACAACCAACTGATTTATTTACACATTCATCAACGGCACGGCTGTTGCTTTATAAAATGCAGGTATGAGTAAAAAAATCGAATCCAAACAAGCGGATACAAACGCGATAAACGGCGAAGATTTCTACGCGCAGGCGGCGGCAACCATGATTGGTGTGGTGGCGGCCTTGCTGGGCGGACTTTTCATCGCATAAAGGGGGAGAAAACAATGGGCGCGACCAGTTCGATATTCAATACACAGGATTTCGCGCGGCACTACACAAAGCAACGCCGCGCGGTGGTGATAAACAACGGCACACGGATTCAGCCGGCGGCCAAGCTGACCACCGGCTGGCCGGAAGTGCGGATACTGATCGTGGCGGGACTGCTGATCTGCTGCGCCAGCCTTGCCAAGATGATTGTTGGGATGCTCTGACCGGAACGATATGCCATGCACACGAACAGTTCGATCATGAGACTTCCCGCGATGACGCCGCCGGCGAGGGCGAGAACCGGCATCTTCAAGCGGAACGCGCGCAAGGTGGAACGCGAAATGATCGTCCACACTGAATTGGCGTTTCGGGCGCGGGAAAAGTTTCCGCTGGCCATGAGCCTGCTGAGTGTCGTCCGCTGGATGTCGAGGATGATAACGGGTCTCTGAGAAGAGCCCGGTATACAAAAGCCGTCCCGAACCTCTCTCCCTCCCTCAATTTCGGGACGGCTATTTTTTCCCCTTTTTCATAAGGAGGGAGAAAAGGCTCTTAGATCAAATTCCGCTTCACCAACTCTTCGGCGATCTGCACGGCGTTGAGCGCCGCCCCTTTGCGGATGTTGTCCGACACGATCCACATGGCCAGGCCGTGCTTCACCGCCGGGTCGCGCCGGATGCGGCCGACGAAGGTTTCGTCCTTCCCGGCCGCTTCGATTGCCAGCGGATAGAGGCGGTTTGCCAGGTCGTCCAAAACCTCCACGCCGGGGGCGGCCTTCAATATCCCGCGCGCCTCTTCGGGCGAAAGCTCACTTTCAAATTCCACGTTCACCGATTCGCTGTGGCCGTAGAAGACCGGCACCCGCACGCAGGTCGGCGACACCTCGATGGCGGGCGCCTCCATGATCTTGCGGGTCTCGTTTACCATCTTCTTTTCTTCCTTGGTGTAGCCGTCCGCCTCGAACACGTCTATCTGCGGGATGCAGTTGAACGCTATCTGGTGCGGAAAGGCCGCCTTCGTCACTCCCTTGAAGGAAAAAAGGTCGCGCACCTGCTGCGATAGTTCGTCCACCCCCTTCTGCCCCGCGCCGGAGACCGACTGGTAGGTGGAGACCACAATCCGCTTTATCTTCGCCTTCTTGTGCAGCGGATTCAAGGCCACCACCAACTGGATGGTGGAGCAGTTCGGGTTGGCTATGATCCCCTTCTTTTTATATTGGGCAATGGCGTGCGCGTTCACTTCCGGCACCACCAGCGGCACGTCCGGATCCATCCGCCACGCGCTGGAATTGTCGATAACCACCGCGCCGGCCTTCACCGCCGCCGGTGCGAACTGCTTGCTCCGGTCGCCGCCCGCGCTGAAAAGGGCTATCTCCACCCCCTTGAACGACGCTTCGGTGAGCTGCTCAACGTTGCAGGTGCGCCCGTTGAACTCAAGCTCTTTCCCCGCGCTGTTGGCGCTGGCGAGCATCTTTATGGTCTTGACCGGGAACTTGCGCTCCTCCAGAACCTTGATGAACTCCTGCCCCACCGCGCCGGTGGCGCCGGCGATGGCGATATTGTATTCGCGGCCCATTACAACTCCTTCACGATGAGATCGCCCATTTCAACGGTGCCGACCTTGGTGGCGCCGGGCGAATAGATGTCGCCGGTGCGGTAGCCCTTGTCTAAAACCTTTGCCACGGCGTTTTCAATAACGCGCGCGGCGTCGGAACGGTCGAAGGTGTACTCCAGCATCATCGCCATCGAAAGGATGGAGGCGATGGGATTGGCTATCCCCTTCCCGGCGATGTCCGGCGCGCTGCCGTGAATCGGCTCATACATCCCCTTCTTCCCGTTGAGGGATGCGGAGGGGAGCATGCCGATGCTTCCCGTCAACATCGAGGCTTCGTCGCTCAGGATGTCGCCGAAGATATTGCCGGTCACCATCACGTCGAACTGCTTCGGCGCGCGAACCAACTGCATGGCGGCATTATCCACATACATATGGCTGAGTTCGATATCGGGGTACTCCTTGTCGCGTACCTGCTGCACCACTTCGCGCCACAGCTCGGTGGTTTCCAGCACGTTCGCCTTGTCGATGCTGCAGACCTTGCGGCTCCGCTTGCGGGCGATATCGAACGCAACGCGGGCTATGCGGACTATTTCGGGGGTGGTGTAGACCATCGTGTTGATGCCGCGCTTGGTGCCGTCCGGCAGCGTCTCGACGCCGCGCGGCTTGCCGAAGTAGAGGTCGCCGGTCAGTTCACGCACCACCACCATGTCGATCCCTTCCACCACCTCGCGCTTGAGGGTGCTGGCGTCGACGAGCGGCGCGAACATCTTGGCCGGGCGGAGGTTGGCGTACAGGTCCAGCGCGGAACGCAGGCCGAGGAGGCCGCGCTCGGGGCGCACGCTGTAATCCAGCTTTTCCCACTTGGGGCCGCCGACCGCGCCGAGGAAAATGGCGTCGGCCTTCTTCGCCTTCGCCAGCGTATCTTCCGGCAACGGCGTGCCGAATTTGTCGTAGGCGGCGCCGCCCACGGGGGCCTCCACGTATTCAAAGCCGATTTTGAACTTTTTATCGATGGCGTTCAGCGCCTTCACCGCTTCCGCGGCCACTTCGGGGCCGATGCCATCGCCCGCGCACAGAGCTATCAAAGGCATGTCAGTTCACTCCCATCTTTTTCTTGATCGAGGCCATCAGCCCGCCCGCTTCGATAAGCTGCTGCATGAACGGCGGTATCGGCGCGGCCTGGTAACTTTCATTCCGTGTGATGTTCTTTATCACGCCGGTGTTCATATCCACTTCCAGTTCGTCGCCCGGCTTGATGCGGTCCGGCGCGTCGGCCGATTCAAAGATCGGCAACCCCATGTTGAATGCGTTGCGGTAAAAAATCCGCGCGAACGACTTGGCGATAACGCAGCTCACCCGCGCCCCCTTGATGGCAATCGGTGCGTGCTCGCGGCTGCTGCCGCAGCCGAAATTCTTTTGCGCCACGATCACGTCGCCCGCCTTCACCTTTTTGGGAAATTCCGGGTCGGCGTCTTCCATCACATGCTTCGCCAACTCCACCGGATCGATGGTGGTGAGGTAGCGGGCCGGTATGATAGCGTCGGTATCAACGTCCGCCCCGAACATATGGGCTTTCCCCTTCAATACTTTCTTGCTCACAGCACTTCCTCCGGCGACGAGATTTTGCCTAAAATCGCGGTGGCGGCGGCGACGGCCGGCCCGGCGAGGTAGACCTCGCTGGTGCGGTGACCCATGCGCCCCACAAAATTACGGTTGGTGGTGGTGAGGGCTTTTTCCCCCGCCCCCAGTATCCCCATGTGGCCGCCCAGGCACGGCCCGCAGGTGGGGGTGCTGACCACCGCTTCGGCGTCGATAAATACCTCCAGCAAACCGTCCTTCATCGCCTGCTTGTAAATGTCCTGCGTGGCGGGGATGACGATCATCCGCACCCCTTTGGCGACTTTCTTGCCGCGCATAAGGTCGGCGGCTATTTTCAAATCGCTGTAGCGGCCGTTGGTGCAGGAGCCGACCACCACTTGGTCAACCTTTACCGTGCCGACCTTGCCGATGGCGCGGGTGTTGCTCGGCAAGTGCGGGAACGCCACCTGCATCTCCATTGTGGCAAGGTCGATATCCATCCGCTCGCAGTACTTGGCGTCGGCGTCCGATGCGTAGTACTTCGGCGTCCGCTTGAAGCGGCCTTCCACATACGCCTTGGTCTTTTCGTCTGGGGTAAAGATGCCATTCTTGGCGCCGGCCTCAATCGCCATATTGCAGATGGTGAGCCGGTCGTCCAGCGAAAGGTGCCCGGCGCCATCGCCGGTATATTCCATCGCCTTGTAAAGCGCGCCGTCCACACCGATCTTGCCGATGATGTAAAGAATGACATCCTTGCCGGTGATCCACTTGGCCGGCTTGCCTTTCAGGTTGAAGAGCATGGTCTCCGGCACGCGATACCACGCCTCGCCGGTGATCATCGCGGCGGCAAGGTCGGTGCTGCCGACGCCGCTGGCGAACGCGCCCAACGCGCCGTAGGTGCAGGTGTGGCTGTCCGCGCCGATGACGAGGTCGCCGGGGCCGACAACTCCCTGTTCGGGAAGCAAGGTGTGCTCGACCCCCATGCGGCCCACATCCCAAAAGTGGGTGAGCTTCTGCTCAAGGGCGAACTCGCGCACCAGCTTCACCTGGTTGGCGCTGTCGATATCCTTGTTGGGGGCGAAGTGATCCGGCACCAGCGCCACCTTCTCCTTGTCGAACACTTTGGTGGCCCCCGCCTTTTTGAATTCCTGTATGGAAATCGGCGCGGTGATATCGTTGGCAAGGGCGATATCCACCTTGCAGTTAATCAGTTGGCCGGGCGCAACTTCTTTCAGCCCCGCGTGCGCGGCAAGTACTTTTTCGGTAATCGTCATTCCCATCTGGCAATCCCTCAATTGGTTTAAAAATAAGGGATAAATTCTAGCAGAATTCCGCTTTTCCGGATAGTGCTTACCGCCGGGCGCGGCGGATGACGCGGAAAACAATTTGCTTTACCAAAATCGCCGGGCCTGTGATAGTATTCACTCCTTCAAAACAGGGCAGTCGGGATGTGGCTCAGCCTGGTAGAGCACTCGCTTCGGGAGCGAGGGGTCGGTGGTTCAAATCCACTCATCCCGACCATTTTTCCGCGCAAAACACGGAAAAATGGCGGAGCGGGCGGGCACGTAAAACTACTTTATTCCCTTGTCCGTCAGGAACCGCGTATAGCGCTTATCCGTTCCGCACATATGCGTTTCCAGCCATTCGACGAGTGACCCCAGAACCTCCAGCATCATAAGAGCCTCGTTTCCCCGGTACCGGAGGTGGAAGTCCTCAAGCTTGCCGGAGAAACCATCATGCTCTTTTTTGTGGATTTCATACTCCGGGTAGCCGTACGCCAGCATCACCTCTTCTTCGGTGGCGAAATGCAATCTCGCGTAGGTTATCAGGTCGCAAATAATATCCTCCAGGACGTCCTTGCCTTTATTCGCCTGAATATTTGCAAAGAGATGGTTGATGATCCCCACGAGCGCCTTGTGCTCGTCGTCAAAAGACTTGATGCCGACGCTTAAGTTCCCATCCCACTTTACCGGAAGCGCAACCTGCTTCTTTTCCATTTTAATGCGCCTCCGCTTTGAAAATTATCATCACTCTCAAAATACACCTGTTTCCGCACGGCGTCCATGTGTAACGTAAAAACGCACCGCGTTCCCCACGCCGCCATGCGATTAAGGATTGTTTTTTCATCCCCCCTCCTTTACCATTAAATAAGCAGGGTATCAGCGGGCAACTTACAACGGCGAAGGGGTTAAACGGAGGTTATCCGGGAAATGTTAGTTTAAAAACATTTGGCGGGACTGTGGATGGGTGAACTGGTAAACACGGTTTTTACGGCGTTGGGGGGTGTTCCACCCGATCTGTTTGCGCCCGGCGCCGCCAACCACGCCGACACCATCGCGGCGGGATATTATGATCCCTCCCTCGTCGTGCTTTCCTATCTCATTGCCACCATAACCTCGTACGTGGCGCTTTTTCTTTCCGCGCGGGCCAGCGGCTTGAAATCGCCCTCGATGCGGCGGAGCTTGCTGCTTGTCGGCGGCGCCAGCATGGGAGGCGGCATCTTCTCTATGCACTTCATAGGCATGATAGCCTTCCATCTGCCGATGGCTGTACACTACGATCCCGGCCTCACCATCCTTTCCCTTCTCATAGCGGTCTCCGGGGCGCTTTACGCCCTCTCCACCGTCTCGCGCGGATACTTGAAGCCGCGGCAGATGCTGCTTAACGGAACGGTGATGGGGCTGGTTATCGCCGCAATGCACTATGTCGGCATGGCCGCCATGCGGCTGGAAGCGGCGATCCGCTACCGGCCAGGACTGTTCGCCTTTTCGCTTGTTATCGCCATCACGGCCGCCACGGCGGCGCTTTGGCTGATGCGCTCTTTCAAGGAAGAGATCGTCGGCGGAAAACAGCAATTGATGTGGGGAAGCGCCGCGCTTATGGGGCTTGCGGTATGCGGCATGCACTACACCGGCATGGCGGCCGCCATCTATTACCCCCTTCCAGGAGGCGAAGCGCCACCCCATGCGGGAATGCCACACGATATGCTGACGCTGTTGGTCACGGGCGTCATTGTGGTAATCCTCTGCCTGGCGGTCATTTTCGCCTTCCAACTTGAGATTGTGGAACGAAGACGGGCGGAAGAAGAGCTCCGCCGCCTCGCCACCGCCATCGAACACACCGCGCAAACGGTCATCATCACCGACGCGGCGGGAAATATTATCTACGCGAACCCCGCCTTCGAAAAAATCACCGGTTACACCGTAGTGGAGGCCATCGGTAAAACCCCGCGTTTCCTGAAAAGCGGACGCCAAACGCCGGACTTCTACACACACCTCTGGCAAACGATCACCGCGGGCCGCACATGGGAAGGGATACTGGTCAACAGGAAAAAAAATGGCGCCCTTTACGAAGAGCGCGCCTCTATTTCCCCCATCGTGAACGGTGATGGCACGGTGGT
The Nitrospinota bacterium DNA segment above includes these coding regions:
- a CDS encoding NADH-quinone oxidoreductase subunit H, translated to MELLSVFNILLALTLAPLLPGIINRTKAFFAGRAGQPLLLPYFDIARLLRKGAVYSTTTTWLFRAGPVAGLATAAAALTIVPALGQPALISFKGDIFLLACLLGAGRFFTVLAALDTGSSFEGMGASRETLYAALAEPALLVGLAALALVTGDLSISGIYAGISGKVFASIVPVRALVAVALMLVFLAENSRIPFDDPTTHLELTMVHEVMVLDHGGPDLGLIQYGAALKMWLIGSLVAGVMFPMAGGPHATVVYLCAMFALAIGTGVAESMMARFKMPRVPQLLVAAGAASFLAVILAAR
- the dnaJ gene encoding molecular chaperone DnaJ; translation: MTKRDYYEVLGVERGAPKEEIKKAYRKAAMKFHPDKNPGDKAAEESFKEAAEAYEVLHDDKKRQVYDRYGHEGLRGTGFSGFEGAEDIFANFGDIFGDLFGGGFGRRERGRGADLRYDLTLTLEEAATGLDKVIDIKKHVICPSCHGTKTEPGTHPATCPSCGGAGQVRRQAGFFAIQTPCGACQGTGQIIKNPCKKCKGSGKQVEKKELKVKIPAGIDEGQHLRLVGEGEPGSLGMPDGDLYVVIEVEKHEKFERHGDDLATRAGISFPVAALGGELDVPTIYGTTVKLEIPRGTPSHKLFRIKGEGMPVLQRRGKGDLHVQVVIEVPDKLTKEQEALLRDFAKISGENVKKGGIFSGLRG
- a CDS encoding aspartate-semialdehyde dehydrogenase → MGREYNIAIAGATGAVGQEFIKVLEERKFPVKTIKMLASANSAGKELEFNGRTCNVEQLTEASFKGVEIALFSAGGDRSKQFAPAAVKAGAVVIDNSSAWRMDPDVPLVVPEVNAHAIAQYKKKGIIANPNCSTIQLVVALNPLHKKAKIKRIVVSTYQSVSGAGQKGVDELSQQVRDLFSFKGVTKAAFPHQIAFNCIPQIDVFEADGYTKEEKKMVNETRKIMEAPAIEVSPTCVRVPVFYGHSESVNVEFESELSPEEARGILKAAPGVEVLDDLANRLYPLAIEAAGKDETFVGRIRRDPAVKHGLAMWIVSDNIRKGAALNAVQIAEELVKRNLI
- a CDS encoding NADH-quinone oxidoreductase subunit C; its protein translation is MKSRLTLRNAEAAPLKLIEPFDAAVFAERVQRDIKGGYRLVSFFAHKTGAQNARLYAVIAYDGDGLLRVAATDVAGAFGSLTPDTPQAHLFEREIFEQTGIIPKGHPWLKPVRFATASPEEMGIMKFHRVEGAAVHEVAVGPVHAGIIEPGHFRFQCEGETVLHLETALGYQHRGVERALKNGPDKRSIHYAETLAGDTTIGHATAWCQALEALAGVEISFRARAIREIALELERLANHVGDIGALAGDIGFLPTAAWCGRLRGDFLNMTAVICGNRFGRGLVRPGGVAFDIAKPRVTDILNRLDAAYEGLDAAVPLLFDTPSVLSRFEETGRLSIRHAVDLGLVGPAARACGIELDVRKNFVRRPEPSTRFTISTWNTGDVFARGMVRWLEIQRSIAYVRDRIRLLPDDEPMRPMQPPRPAHFTVSLVEGWRGEICHTAITGGDGKLALYKVVDPSFHNWMGLAAAMRGQQISDFPLCNKSFNLSYCGHDL
- a CDS encoding 4Fe-4S dicluster domain-containing protein translates to MIDILFARARQGYRTIGYPKEPPAMPELFQGLPVVRQELCRAGCAKCADICPTGAITVPAHIKNPELLLFETSDGADGGDDKLSLDMGRCIFCGECEKACGGKAIEFTKEYRLAASSREALKLTGETYEKAKALDEKALRVFGRSLKLRQVSAGGCNACEADVNVLNTVVFDLGRFGIQFAASPRHADGLLITGPVTKNMELALRKTWDAVPEPKIVIAVGACAINGGPYIGHGETRNGIPSWLKVDLYIPGCPPHPITILDGLLRLLNKLEE
- a CDS encoding NADH dehydrogenase FAD-containing subunit, which encodes MITLLIAMPAVAALAAVLMKNHIRRRRMMAATALLHLCLTFAAADEGGGIDGWLGLDSIGFIFLGITSVLFLAAAVYALGYLAAEKEKHPPRTDFVESKTVFANMPEAIFTACLLLFLSTLTLACAAQNFGLLWVAIEATTLATTPLIYYHRHHRSLEAAWKYLLVSSVGIALALLGTMFLAVSAMRPDSVEVSMSLADFLRAAPGLDHMWLKGAFIFLLIGYGTKMGLAPMHAWLPDAHSESPSIVSALLSGAQLNCAFLGIARGLQVCAAAGQGPFARELLIWFGIVSMAAAAVFILAQADYKRMLAYSSVEHMGILALGIGLGGAGSFGAMLHAVNHSLAKGMLFLLAGNILAIYKTKSAHDVTGILKVSPVNGALWLIGLFAIAGSPPFGLFVSEITILRAALDGGRTAVAALYLILLALVFIGMASPMLAMAGGAPGKAHAERHSPATIIPIVALAGLTLLLGLWLPHPLLQMLHGASRLLGGS
- the leuB gene encoding 3-isopropylmalate dehydrogenase, producing the protein MPLIALCAGDGIGPEVAAEAVKALNAIDKKFKIGFEYVEAPVGGAAYDKFGTPLPEDTLAKAKKADAIFLGAVGGPKWEKLDYSVRPERGLLGLRSALDLYANLRPAKMFAPLVDASTLKREVVEGIDMVVVRELTGDLYFGKPRGVETLPDGTKRGINTMVYTTPEIVRIARVAFDIARKRSRKVCSIDKANVLETTELWREVVQQVRDKEYPDIELSHMYVDNAAMQLVRAPKQFDVMVTGNIFGDILSDEASMLTGSIGMLPSASLNGKKGMYEPIHGSAPDIAGKGIANPIASILSMAMMLEYTFDRSDAARVIENAVAKVLDKGYRTGDIYSPGATKVGTVEMGDLIVKEL